A region from the Silene latifolia isolate original U9 population chromosome 7, ASM4854445v1, whole genome shotgun sequence genome encodes:
- the LOC141592467 gene encoding uncharacterized protein LOC141592467, with protein MSTEKPFLTHIFKTLKPNSNSIPPKFNANSGEYSPNRTNKRMGAQNLDQVSELVMLQVNDCSKSPKLCKTLDQNSSPITPNCNLINTTKLRVEEGNGRSNTQKKIAQENDVIEVKDDDFDDCVFVKKEKNLLPRGKNKNDPICVDGYVKDNKISIHVDKVVHCVDYYDVEDNGDVKIVGATPSFKRKKNRSFFNGVSVVEIGESSGSKNKRNDDDDNVVIVIDDSVEEEVMFLCEICADSKPRKELFTIKGCSHSYCSDCMKNYVASKLQDGVSIVNCPVPGCSGVLEPEYCRDILPFEVFVRWGNLLCESVILASQKFYCPFKDCSALLIDDGGENVIQAECPSCFRLFCAQCKVGWHNGIECAEYQKLGKDERQKEDLMLRNLAKNKNWQRCPACKFYVEKSEGCLYMKCRCGVAFCYRCGAVNKDHRFHYCKKCGR; from the exons ATGAGTACTGAAAAACCCTTTCTTACTCATATTTTCAAAACCCTAAAACCCAATTCCAACTCAATTCCCCCTAAATTCAATGCTAATTCTGGGGAATACTCCCCAAATCGAACCAATAAGCGAATGGGTGCTCAAAATCTTGACCAAGTAAGTGAATTAGTTATGCTTCAAGTAAATGATTGTTCCAAATCTCCTAAATTATGCAAAACCCTAGATCAAAATTCATCCCCAATCACACCCAACTGTAATTTAATTAATACTACTAAGTTACGTGTAGAAGAAGGAAATGGTCGTAGCAATACCCAGAAAAAGATTGCTCAAGAAAATGATGTAATTGAAGTTAAAGATGATGACTTTGATGATTGTGTTTttgtgaagaaagaaaagaatttgTTGCCTAGGGGAAAGAATAAGAATGACCCAATTTGTGTTGATGGGTATGTTAAGGATAATAAAATAtcaattcatgttgataaggttGTACATTGTGTTGATTATTATGATGTTGAGGATAATGGTGATGTTAAGATTGTTGGTGCGACACCGTCTTTTAAAAGGAAGAAGAATAGAAGTTTCTTTAATGGTGTTTCGGTTGTTGAGATTGGTGAGTCGTCTGGGAGCAAGAATAAgagaaatgatgatgatgataatgtggTTATTGTGATAGATGATTCTGTTGAGGAGGAAGTGATGTTTCTTTGCGAGATATGTGCTGATTCTAAGCCTAGGAAAGAGTTGTTCACCATCAAGGGTTGTTCTCATTCGTATTGTTCTGATTGTATGAAGAATTATGTTGCTTCAAAGTTACAAGATGGGGTTTCGATAGTTAATTGTCCTGTTCCTGGTTGTAGCGGGGTTTTGGAGCCTGAGTATTGTCGGGATATACTCCCATTTGAGGTTTTTGTGAGGTGGGGTAATTTATTATGTGAGTCTGTTATACTTGCCTCCCAAAAATTCTATTGCCCGTTTAAGGATTGTTCGGCATTGTTGATTGATGATGGGGGTGAGAATGTGATTCAAGCTGAGTGTCCTAGTTGTTTCAGATTATTTTGTGCGCAGTGTAAGGTTGGGTGGCATAATGGCATTGAGTGTGCCGAGTATCAGAAACTTGGCAAGGACGAGAGACAGAAAGAAGATCTCATGCTGAGGAATTTGGCCAAGAATAAGAATTGGCAAAGGTGTCCTGCATGTAAGTTTTATGTGGAGAAGTCAGAGGGTTGCCTTTATATGAAATGCAG GTGTGGAGTAGCTTTTTGCTACCGTTGTGGAGCCGTTAACAAAGACCACAGATTTCACTACTGTAAAAAATGCGGGCGCTAG